A window of Salvelinus alpinus chromosome 31, SLU_Salpinus.1, whole genome shotgun sequence contains these coding sequences:
- the LOC139561868 gene encoding small ribosomal subunit protein eS4-like isoform X2, with protein sequence MARGPKKHLKRVAAPKHWMLDKLTGVFAPRPSTGPHKLRECLPLIIFLRNRLKYALTGDEVKKICMQRFIKIDGKVRTDITYPAGFMDVISIEKTGEHFRLIYDVKGRFTVHRITAEEAQYKLCKVKKNLMGTKGVPALVTHDARTIRYPDPLIKVNDTVRIDLATGKITEHIKFDTGNLCMVTGGANLGRIGIITNREKHPGSFDVVHVKDSAGNIFATRLGNIFIIGKGNKPWVSLPRGKGIRLTIAEERDKRIAAKAGSS encoded by the exons ATG GCACGAGGACCGAAGAAGCACCTGAAGCGCGTTGCAGCGCCCAAGCATTGGATGCTTGACAAGCTCACCGGAGTGTTC GCTCCTCGTCCCTCCACTGGTCCCCACAAGCTGAGGGAGTGCCTGCCCCTCATAATCTTCCTCAGGAACCGTCTGAAGTACGCCCTGACCGGAGATGAGGTCAAGAAGATTTGCATGCAAAGGTTCATCAAGATCGACGGCAAAGTCCGCACTGATATCACCTACCCCGCTGGCTTCATGG ATGTGATCAGTATTGAGAAGACTGGAGAGCACTTCCGTCTGATCTACGATGTGAAGGGACGTTTCACTGTTCACCGCATCACTGCAGAGGAGGCCCAG TACAAGCTGTGCAAGGTGAAGAAGAACCTGATGGGTACCAAGGGAGTCCCCGCACTGGTGACCCATGACGCCCGCACCATCCGCTACCCAGACCCCCTCATCAAGGTCAACGACACAGTCCGCATCGACCTCGCCACCGGCAAGATCACAGAACACATCAAGTTCGACACAG GTAACCTGTGCATGGTGACTGGCGGTGCCAATTTGGGGCGGATTGGTATCATCACTAACCGGGAAAAGCACCCTGGCTCGTTTGACGTGGTTCACGTCAAAGACAGCGCCGGAAACATCTTCGCCACCAGGCTGGGGAACATCTTCATCATTGGCAAG GGCAACAAGCCGTGGGTGTCCCTGCCCCGTGGAAAGGGTATCCGCCTCACCATCGCTGAGGAGCGGGACAAGAGAATCGCTGCCAAGGCTGGCAGCAGCTAA
- the LOC139561378 gene encoding cbp/p300-interacting transactivator 1-like, whose product MTSLLFSSPAHVVMKDREPPPSSLTLLHYPGMTVTAKTPGDDPFPASTLHSSTSPSLSKPQPFCLQTSPHLLASMQLQKLNSHYQSLAGGSGASGPNSGPQRGFGGSAVGSAGQLVGGTPGGGGGGNQSCGSGGIIDSDPVDEEVLMSLVIELGLDRANELPELWLGQNEFDFIADVPAGC is encoded by the coding sequence ATGACCTCACTGCTGTTTTCCAGCCCAGCCCACGTCGTCATGAAGGACCGCGAGCCTCCGCCATCCTCCCTCACCCTGCTCCACTACCCTGGGATGACGGTCACCGCCAAGACCCCTGGGGATGACCCCTTTCCCGCCTccaccctccactcctccacctctccatccctctccaaaCCACAGCCCTTCTGCCTGCAGACCAGCCCTCACCTCCTCGCCAGCATGCAGCTCCAGAAACTCAACTCCCACTACCAGAGTCTGGCTGGAGGCAGTGGTGCCTCAGGGCCCAACTCAGGGCCTCAGAGGGGGTTTGGGGGCTCGGCGGTGGGCTCGGCTGGGCAGCTGGTCGGGGGTACccctggaggtggtggaggtgggaaCCAGAGTTGTGGATCTGGCGGGATCATAGATTCTGACCCAGTGGATGAAGAGGTTCTGATGTCATTGGTCATAGAGCTGGGGTTGGACCGGGCCAATGAGCTGCCTGAACTCTGGCTGGGACAGAATGAGTTTGACTTCATAGCGGACGTACCTGCTGGATGTTGA